One region of Armigeres subalbatus isolate Guangzhou_Male chromosome 3, GZ_Asu_2, whole genome shotgun sequence genomic DNA includes:
- the LOC134221487 gene encoding uncharacterized protein LOC134221487: MLMLTICNLFQAAIINLKHKVDICTSVTTEINQLCYLHRITSETVQKMTRTLSVPLMLITLFQFLVVLTESYYNYISLMNNFIIQYSLYGQTLSSTLFILMCLLQFYYSISLCTNMTEEAEATATLLNKIYLEDVDYCVEQSIEMFILEMLHQDYRIRLYDCYAMDFTFAYSVSNARKPSKVD; the protein is encoded by the exons ATGCTCATGTTGACGATCTGCAACTTGTTCCAAGCAGCCATCATT AATCTCAAGCATAAAGTAGACATTTGTACCTCAGTGACAACGGAAATCAATCAACTATGCTATCTGCATCGCATAACTAGCGAAACGGTTCAGAAAATGACTCGTACTTTAAGCGTTCCGTTGATGTTGATTACATTATTCCAGTTTCTAGTCGTTTTAACTGAG AGCTATTATAACTATATCAGTTTAATGAACAACTTCATAATACAATACTCATTATATGGGCAAACGTTGAGTTCAACGCTGTTCATATTGATGTGCCTACTTCAGTTTTATTACTCAATTTCATTGTGCACTAATATGACCGAAGAg gCAGAAGCTACAGCAACACTGCTGAATAAAATCTATCTTGAAGATGTAGATTATTGCGTTGAGCAAAGT attgaaATGTTTATATTGGAGATGTTGCATCAAGATTATCGAATACGGTTATACGACTGCTATGCGATGGATTTTACGTTTGCCTATTCAGTAAGTAACGCACGAAAGCCAAGCAAGGTGGACTAA